A genomic segment from Tuwongella immobilis encodes:
- a CDS encoding C45 family autoproteolytic acyltransferase/hydolase, with amino-acid sequence MNRLANRIGIRGWMVGLLVAMLGWIGTPVLHAAEPFRFPEGKHGRSELKRINNVPVLILQGTPEEIGEAYGTLAVKPASILVDAVPDLVVLLKLQKRYGEVIEHGTTLLSHTTPAHQAELAAAAKAANRKPELFTFANTLADLYKIGGCSTIVVESSRSKTGGPLFGRNLDWPPFRNLGEHTLVTVFKPEGKHAFAAVTLPALMGVISGINDAGLSITLNEIKKAGDNSPKLDLDGVPLAFLLRRVMEECTTVEEAEKLLRTTKRTTYGNLTVCDRNGGAVIEITPKTVNVRKAVNEVCICTNHFRTDGLAEPAKCWRFDALQKTQNASDKLGVPDVIKNLDNVNQWVWTMQSMVFEPKERILHVSFTSTGSATGKPFGEVKLGPIFDQLNAAK; translated from the coding sequence ATGAATCGGCTTGCCAATCGGATCGGGATTCGCGGCTGGATGGTTGGACTTCTGGTGGCGATGCTCGGCTGGATTGGCACGCCGGTGCTGCACGCCGCCGAGCCATTTCGCTTTCCGGAAGGGAAGCATGGCCGCAGCGAACTCAAACGCATCAACAATGTGCCGGTGCTGATTCTGCAAGGCACCCCGGAAGAAATTGGCGAAGCCTATGGCACGCTCGCGGTCAAGCCCGCCTCGATTCTGGTCGATGCGGTGCCGGATCTGGTGGTGCTGCTGAAGTTGCAGAAGCGGTATGGCGAAGTGATCGAACATGGCACGACGCTGCTGAGCCACACCACGCCAGCCCACCAAGCGGAACTCGCCGCCGCCGCCAAAGCCGCCAATCGCAAGCCGGAACTGTTTACCTTCGCCAATACGTTAGCGGATTTGTACAAGATCGGCGGCTGTTCCACGATCGTCGTGGAATCGTCGCGGAGCAAGACCGGCGGGCCGTTGTTCGGTCGCAATCTCGATTGGCCGCCGTTCCGCAATCTGGGCGAACATACGCTGGTCACCGTGTTTAAGCCCGAGGGCAAACACGCCTTTGCCGCGGTCACACTGCCCGCGCTGATGGGGGTGATTTCGGGGATCAACGATGCGGGGCTGTCGATTACCCTGAACGAAATCAAGAAGGCCGGCGACAACTCGCCGAAGTTGGACCTGGACGGGGTGCCGCTGGCGTTCCTGCTTCGCCGGGTGATGGAAGAATGCACCACGGTCGAAGAAGCCGAGAAGCTCTTGCGAACGACGAAACGCACCACCTACGGCAATCTCACGGTCTGCGACCGCAACGGCGGCGCGGTGATCGAAATCACGCCCAAGACGGTGAACGTGCGCAAGGCGGTCAACGAAGTCTGCATCTGTACCAATCATTTCCGAACCGATGGACTCGCGGAACCAGCCAAATGTTGGCGGTTCGATGCGCTCCAGAAGACGCAAAACGCCAGCGACAAACTCGGTGTCCCGGATGTGATCAAAAATCTCGACAACGTCAATCAGTGGGTTTGGACGATGCAGTCGATGGTGTTTGAACCCAAGGAACGCATCCTGCATGTTAGCTTCACCTCGACTGGCTCCGCGACCGGCAAGCCATTTGGCGAAGTGAAACTCGGCCCGATTTTCGATCAACTCAACGCCGCGAAGTAA
- a CDS encoding NAD(P)/FAD-dependent oxidoreductase yields the protein MSALQPIRVVILGGGFGGVYASRRLGQLLGSDRRYEITLVSRDNYFLMCPLLFEAASGVIELNHAVNPIRPLLKHTQFVNALVDSIDFEHRTVMAHSVAGDRYTLAYDHLVLALGAVTNRHRTPGSEFALGFKNVSDAVLVRNRVIQAFERADAESDPERRKANLTFVVIGGGLVGVELVGELTEFSRRLLRNYPRIRPEEIRLVLLQHGARILPEMAEGLASYAERQFQKRGVEIRTHVGADRIEPERVWLSTGESIAASTIVLAAGLEPNPVIARLPLAKDRAGRVRTDECMRVVDHPGVWALGDCAAIPDEQGNAYPTLAQHAMREGKRLGENLAAVLAGKEPKPFRHKNLGTLAALGHHRGIANLMGLPVSGFFAWWIWRSYYLFQMPRWERRLRIMVDWTVGLFFRPEPTKIDLDPEPCPDSGHRMESAAAQPMLAATAPAGDM from the coding sequence ATGAGTGCATTGCAGCCCATTCGCGTGGTGATTCTCGGCGGCGGATTCGGCGGCGTGTATGCGTCTCGCCGATTGGGACAACTTCTCGGCAGCGATCGACGCTATGAGATCACCCTCGTGAGCCGCGACAACTATTTTCTCATGTGTCCGTTGCTGTTCGAGGCGGCGTCGGGCGTGATCGAACTCAATCATGCCGTCAATCCGATTCGGCCATTGTTGAAACACACGCAATTTGTCAATGCGTTGGTCGATTCGATTGATTTCGAGCATCGTACCGTGATGGCGCATTCGGTGGCCGGGGATCGCTACACGTTGGCCTACGATCATTTGGTGCTGGCACTGGGCGCGGTCACGAATCGGCATCGCACGCCGGGATCGGAATTCGCCCTGGGATTCAAGAATGTCTCGGATGCCGTATTGGTGCGCAATCGTGTCATTCAAGCGTTCGAGCGAGCGGATGCGGAATCCGATCCCGAACGACGAAAGGCCAATTTGACCTTCGTGGTCATTGGCGGCGGGTTGGTGGGTGTCGAGTTGGTGGGCGAGTTGACGGAATTCTCGCGTCGATTGCTGCGGAATTATCCTCGGATTCGGCCAGAAGAAATTCGGTTGGTGTTGCTCCAACACGGAGCGCGGATTCTGCCGGAAATGGCGGAAGGGCTGGCGAGTTACGCCGAGCGACAATTTCAGAAGCGGGGTGTGGAAATTCGCACACACGTGGGAGCGGATCGCATCGAGCCGGAACGGGTCTGGCTGTCCACGGGCGAATCGATTGCCGCATCGACGATTGTGCTGGCCGCCGGGCTGGAGCCGAATCCGGTGATTGCCCGCCTGCCGCTCGCCAAAGATCGGGCCGGTCGCGTTCGCACGGATGAATGCATGCGGGTGGTCGATCATCCGGGCGTGTGGGCACTGGGCGATTGTGCCGCGATTCCCGATGAGCAGGGGAACGCCTATCCCACGCTGGCCCAACATGCGATGCGCGAGGGGAAACGGCTTGGGGAAAATCTCGCGGCGGTGTTAGCCGGGAAAGAACCGAAACCGTTTCGGCACAAGAATTTGGGCACACTTGCGGCGTTGGGGCATCATCGCGGCATCGCCAATCTGATGGGGTTGCCCGTCAGCGGATTTTTCGCCTGGTGGATTTGGCGAAGTTACTACCTGTTCCAGATGCCCCGTTGGGAACGACGCTTGCGGATCATGGTCGATTGGACCGTCGGTCTGTTTTTCCGCCCCGAGCCGACGAAAATCGACCTGGACCCCGAGCCGTGCCCCGATTCCGGCCACCGAATGGAGAGCGCCGCAGCCCAGCCAATGCTCGCCGCGACCGCTCCCGCCGGAGATATGTGA
- a CDS encoding sulfatase family protein, whose product MKAMVVVLHGANTRGIGAYGNEWIATPTLDRLAAQGVVFDQHHADHPGDIRSLLSGCYHLPPFEGEPTHPDGIAMLQAAGVRCERILDLLEPARTIPGNWDADDADETPLPDRIAAALDRLQAHDQWLLWVESDRLIPPWEVDPQTFDAYAGEIAPVDRFAEKKAADAAQAALEAALEAAQVEPELGAPVANPFAGLDANSEPEAPREPQQPWPEPPEGEIDADDLELYDRLHNTFAAVMTEMDRELGTIWNLLEQRGLAESCLFSVTSTGGYPLAEHGVIGYSAPCLHEEATHIPWIIRLPNQQQSGRRILALTQSVDLLPTLAAWFEQPPLPGVHGRNALPLIRGERVNWRQYAIFADDFEQEISIGIRTDRWSFHLPLPADENSPFIEPQLFEKPDDPHERNDLRMQHLDWCDALEDLLDAFHTATTQAGPLPDLPLPNDPAESNDSDSENSSEHEDDSAGDSGADDEADSDDAPNESAKRRR is encoded by the coding sequence ATGAAGGCGATGGTGGTGGTTTTGCACGGTGCCAACACGCGAGGCATCGGCGCATATGGGAACGAATGGATTGCGACGCCCACGCTGGATCGCCTGGCGGCTCAAGGGGTTGTGTTCGACCAGCATCATGCCGACCACCCTGGCGACATTCGTTCGCTATTGAGCGGGTGTTATCATCTTCCCCCGTTCGAAGGCGAGCCAACGCATCCCGATGGGATCGCCATGTTGCAAGCGGCAGGCGTCCGCTGCGAACGCATCCTCGATCTGTTGGAACCGGCACGCACCATTCCCGGCAACTGGGATGCCGACGATGCCGACGAGACACCCCTGCCCGATCGCATCGCCGCCGCGCTGGATCGGTTGCAAGCGCACGACCAGTGGCTGTTGTGGGTGGAGAGCGATCGCCTGATTCCGCCTTGGGAAGTCGATCCGCAAACCTTCGATGCGTATGCGGGCGAGATTGCCCCGGTCGATCGCTTTGCCGAGAAGAAAGCCGCGGACGCTGCCCAGGCCGCGCTAGAAGCCGCACTCGAAGCCGCCCAGGTGGAGCCGGAATTGGGAGCCCCCGTCGCCAATCCGTTCGCCGGACTCGATGCCAATTCGGAACCCGAAGCCCCCCGCGAACCGCAGCAGCCGTGGCCCGAGCCGCCCGAGGGGGAAATCGATGCCGATGATCTGGAGTTATACGACCGGCTGCACAACACCTTTGCGGCCGTCATGACCGAGATGGACCGCGAACTCGGCACCATCTGGAATCTGTTGGAGCAACGCGGACTCGCGGAATCGTGCCTGTTCAGCGTCACCAGCACCGGCGGATATCCACTCGCAGAACACGGCGTCATCGGCTACAGCGCCCCGTGCCTGCATGAAGAAGCCACGCATATTCCCTGGATCATTCGATTACCGAACCAGCAGCAATCCGGACGGCGGATTCTCGCCCTCACGCAATCGGTGGATCTACTGCCGACGTTGGCCGCCTGGTTTGAACAACCACCCTTGCCGGGCGTGCATGGCCGAAATGCGCTGCCGTTGATTCGCGGCGAACGAGTCAATTGGCGACAATATGCGATCTTCGCCGATGACTTTGAGCAGGAAATTTCCATCGGCATCCGCACCGATCGCTGGAGTTTCCATCTGCCCCTGCCTGCGGATGAGAATAGCCCGTTCATCGAGCCGCAACTCTTTGAGAAGCCTGACGATCCGCACGAACGCAACGATCTGCGCATGCAGCATCTCGATTGGTGCGATGCGCTCGAAGACCTCCTCGATGCGTTCCACACGGCGACCACCCAGGCCGGGCCGCTGCCGGATCTGCCGCTGCCGAACGATCCCGCAGAATCAAATGATTCGGATAGCGAAAATTCCAGCGAACACGAGGATGATTCGGCGGGTGATTCCGGGGCCGACGATGAGGCCGATTCGGATGATGCGCCCAATGAATCGGCCAAACGTCGTCGGTAA
- a CDS encoding DUF1559 domain-containing protein, whose product MRYTTSTRPRSGFTLIELLVVIAIIAILIGLLLPAVQKVREAAARMKCQNNIKQLGLALHMHHQDYERFPSAYQNRTDLPSGNFYRWSVLAMLTPYLEQTNLYRQLDLNSSLYDNSSGVVVRPQHVQWVSQTVPLFLCPSDRGQPIQTGWAPSNYVVCSGSGLNGGVNTNTDGLFFIDSRVRMTDITDGTSNTAAMAEQILGAGTPAAPATVARPFEIREIYAWVPTAPTLDLTTCNSASGQADRGSRWADGASTSTLYNHFLTPNSTNSDCFSRFAGWKAARSRHTGGANVLLADGSVRFVTNSISSVTWAALGSRAGGEVLQDF is encoded by the coding sequence ATGCGTTACACAACGTCGACTCGCCCGCGTTCGGGCTTTACGTTGATTGAATTGCTGGTGGTGATTGCAATCATCGCCATTCTGATCGGGTTACTGTTGCCGGCTGTGCAGAAGGTGCGCGAGGCGGCGGCCCGAATGAAATGTCAGAACAACATCAAGCAGTTGGGCTTGGCGTTGCACATGCATCATCAAGACTACGAACGGTTTCCGTCGGCGTATCAGAATCGCACGGATCTGCCCAGCGGCAACTTCTATCGCTGGTCGGTGCTGGCGATGCTCACGCCGTACCTAGAACAGACCAATCTGTATCGCCAACTCGATCTCAACAGTAGTTTGTATGACAATAGTTCCGGCGTGGTGGTTCGTCCGCAGCATGTTCAATGGGTCAGCCAGACCGTGCCGTTGTTTCTGTGCCCCAGCGATCGTGGGCAACCGATTCAGACCGGGTGGGCACCGTCGAACTACGTCGTCTGCTCGGGAAGCGGGCTGAACGGCGGTGTGAACACGAATACCGATGGACTGTTCTTTATCGATTCCCGCGTGCGAATGACGGATATTACCGATGGAACCAGCAACACCGCGGCGATGGCGGAACAGATTCTTGGCGCGGGCACACCAGCGGCACCGGCGACGGTCGCACGGCCATTCGAGATTCGGGAAATCTACGCCTGGGTGCCAACCGCCCCGACGCTGGATCTGACAACGTGCAACTCCGCTTCCGGTCAGGCCGATCGAGGTTCGCGGTGGGCCGATGGTGCGAGTACCTCGACGCTGTACAATCATTTTCTGACGCCGAATAGTACCAACTCCGACTGTTTCTCGCGTTTCGCCGGGTGGAAAGCGGCGCGAAGTCGGCACACGGGCGGTGCCAATGTGCTGCTTGCGGATGGCTCGGTACGATTTGTCACCAATTCGATCAGTTCGGTGACATGGGCCGCGCTCGGCTCGCGGGCAGGGGGCGAAGTGCTGCAAGACTTCTGA
- a CDS encoding c-type cytochrome codes for MMRRSIWTKIGIFGVGVASLVLGRVGLEFVTQPQSSTLLAADPPTPIPSPKLPEGPLGEAIRMGELLVEQTATHEWTKPYVGNALHCTSCHLDNGRDPKAGSFLGVAAAYPAYSPREKRVITLEDRVLNCFMRSCNGTRPPLGGRVSVAITAYLTWLSQSQPIAMNAKAPLGPNAVPKLTTPIDNLNLQAGKAGYAKHCARCHRADGAGDSENPPVWGARSYNDGAGLARVEKLAPWLKVAMPLGEPMLTDREAIDIAAYIHSQPRPKFRLSEHLPPADRLGEYNADPAAK; via the coding sequence ATGATGCGACGAAGCATTTGGACGAAAATTGGGATTTTCGGGGTGGGCGTGGCATCGCTCGTGCTCGGGCGGGTCGGGCTGGAGTTCGTGACGCAACCTCAATCATCGACGCTGCTTGCAGCGGATCCGCCGACGCCGATCCCGTCGCCGAAACTCCCAGAGGGACCGCTCGGGGAAGCGATTCGCATGGGCGAGTTGCTCGTCGAACAGACGGCGACACACGAATGGACCAAGCCGTATGTCGGCAATGCGCTCCACTGCACGTCGTGTCATTTGGACAATGGTCGTGATCCGAAGGCGGGGTCGTTCCTGGGTGTGGCGGCGGCGTATCCCGCGTATTCGCCCCGTGAGAAGCGGGTGATTACGTTGGAGGATCGCGTGCTCAACTGCTTCATGCGAAGCTGCAACGGCACACGGCCGCCGCTGGGTGGGCGGGTCTCGGTCGCCATTACCGCGTATTTGACGTGGCTGTCGCAGTCCCAGCCGATTGCGATGAACGCCAAGGCACCGCTTGGGCCGAATGCGGTGCCAAAGTTGACTACACCGATCGACAATTTAAATCTTCAGGCTGGCAAGGCGGGCTATGCCAAGCATTGTGCGCGTTGCCATCGGGCCGATGGCGCGGGCGACTCGGAGAATCCGCCGGTCTGGGGGGCGCGATCGTACAACGATGGCGCGGGGCTGGCGCGGGTCGAAAAGCTCGCCCCCTGGCTGAAGGTGGCCATGCCCTTGGGCGAACCGATGCTCACCGACCGCGAAGCGATTGACATTGCGGCGTACATCCATTCGCAGCCTCGACCGAAATTCCGATTGTCGGAGCATCTGCCGCCCGCCGACCGACTCGGGGAATACAATGCGGACCCTGCTGCCAAGTGA
- a CDS encoding peroxiredoxin family protein, with protein MSSETPESTPPAQPRPSSGIPMMPIGLSFFTVGLSLAVVLYSTKNRAKRMEATEPPKANLAAGAEADLANRQFQPLSKPLQELLNDATYVSVPTQAHPLLGQLAPDFTLQDSDGNAWKLADATAKGPVIVVFYYGYYCDHCVSQLFGLKKDLAKFTELGATIVAISADPVEETRARLKEYGTFGYPVLSDPENQVATRYATFTPAKSPDEEGALMHGTFVIDRAGRIVWANRGDQPFIANQTLLQEIHRRDQAAKSSR; from the coding sequence ATGTCGTCTGAAACCCCCGAATCGACTCCGCCAGCACAGCCAAGACCATCCTCCGGAATTCCGATGATGCCGATTGGGCTATCGTTTTTCACGGTGGGACTCTCCCTGGCGGTGGTGCTCTACTCGACGAAGAATCGAGCGAAGCGAATGGAGGCGACCGAGCCGCCGAAGGCGAATCTGGCCGCCGGCGCGGAGGCGGACTTGGCGAATCGTCAATTCCAGCCACTGTCGAAGCCGTTGCAAGAATTGTTGAACGATGCGACGTATGTCTCGGTGCCGACGCAGGCACATCCGCTGTTGGGACAACTCGCGCCGGATTTTACGCTCCAAGATTCTGATGGGAATGCGTGGAAGTTGGCCGATGCGACCGCAAAGGGACCGGTGATCGTCGTCTTCTATTATGGCTATTATTGCGACCACTGCGTTTCGCAACTCTTTGGCCTGAAGAAGGATCTGGCGAAATTCACCGAGTTGGGAGCCACCATTGTCGCCATCAGCGCCGATCCCGTTGAGGAGACTCGCGCTCGACTGAAGGAATACGGCACGTTCGGCTACCCGGTGTTATCCGACCCGGAAAATCAAGTCGCCACCCGCTATGCAACCTTTACCCCCGCGAAATCGCCGGATGAGGAAGGGGCGTTGATGCACGGCACGTTCGTCATCGATCGCGCCGGGCGGATCGTCTGGGCCAATCGCGGCGATCAGCCGTTCATCGCCAATCAGACGCTGTTACAAGAGATTCACCGACGCGATCAGGCGGCGAAATCGTCGCGCTGA
- a CDS encoding ABC transporter permease subunit, translating to MLGPIFNREWVTVPRRQGHHATRTVVIGLLMVLGITAWQASVGFQRSATLGETARFGLLLFQIISYLQLTLLLFFAAMSAAGTVAQEKDRRTFILLLLTDMRDYEIVLGKMLGSLLPIFLQLLATIPVLSLLLLLGGISGLQVVQATIVLFGTCVAAGSLGGLIALWRERTFQSLALSVLVLVLYLCVVQIPTLFAASIPSVDWQWVQACIDPFLAMGTVLEPPTRTLPIAPAYGFGLVMLFWTVLLNGIGIWKLRAWNPSGEPIMQREQPTEAELEEAERAQSHAAPGAVREVWRNPILFREIMTYAYGRRPILVKLMYGFVLALIAYFALSELHRPSGKPSFVAAYGLVPIAVLSLLLVSAQAVTSITSERDGKALDLLLVTDLTPKEFIFGKLGGVLWNTKEFLLPPLLFAVYYALYGALTRTPPGSSMAVAFGLNLLPMLCILGGMVVLMIFAMVLGIHVALRIESSRVAIANTLGTMFFLSVGTLIAIYLIVINGGSFANQWLSFLAFIGLGIGGLWWVLSADRPAAALTLAAWLCPLAMFYVVTNVLVAKPGSDESTDPLVPFIVIAGAFGYTISAMLVPLLSEFDVALGRTTVNEE from the coding sequence GTGCTTGGACCGATCTTTAACCGGGAATGGGTGACGGTTCCCCGTCGTCAGGGCCACCATGCCACGCGAACGGTCGTCATTGGCTTACTCATGGTGCTGGGCATTACCGCCTGGCAAGCGAGTGTCGGCTTCCAACGCAGTGCGACGCTCGGCGAAACGGCCCGATTCGGGTTATTGCTGTTTCAAATCATTTCGTATCTGCAATTGACGCTGCTGTTGTTCTTTGCCGCCATGTCCGCTGCGGGAACGGTGGCCCAAGAAAAAGACCGCCGCACGTTTATCCTCTTGCTGCTCACGGACATGCGCGATTACGAAATCGTGCTGGGCAAGATGCTAGGATCGCTGCTGCCGATCTTCCTGCAACTGCTGGCGACCATCCCCGTGTTGTCGTTGCTGCTGCTGCTGGGTGGGATTTCCGGACTGCAAGTCGTTCAGGCGACAATCGTACTGTTCGGAACCTGCGTCGCGGCGGGATCGCTGGGCGGATTGATCGCTCTGTGGCGCGAACGCACCTTCCAATCGTTGGCGCTGTCGGTGTTGGTGCTGGTGTTGTACCTGTGTGTCGTTCAGATTCCGACTCTGTTCGCCGCGTCGATTCCGAGTGTGGATTGGCAATGGGTGCAGGCGTGCATCGATCCGTTTCTCGCGATGGGGACTGTGCTCGAGCCGCCGACGCGCACGCTGCCGATCGCCCCGGCTTACGGTTTCGGGTTGGTGATGCTGTTCTGGACGGTGCTGCTCAACGGCATTGGCATCTGGAAGTTGCGAGCCTGGAACCCCAGCGGCGAGCCGATCATGCAGCGCGAGCAACCGACCGAAGCCGAATTGGAAGAGGCCGAACGGGCCCAATCGCACGCCGCTCCGGGGGCGGTCCGCGAAGTGTGGCGCAACCCGATTCTGTTCCGCGAAATCATGACGTATGCTTATGGGCGTCGGCCGATTCTCGTGAAGCTGATGTACGGCTTCGTGCTGGCATTGATCGCCTATTTCGCACTCAGCGAACTGCATCGCCCATCCGGGAAGCCGTCGTTTGTGGCGGCGTATGGATTGGTGCCCATCGCGGTGCTCAGCCTGCTGCTGGTCTCCGCTCAGGCGGTCACGTCGATCACCTCGGAGCGCGACGGCAAAGCCCTGGATCTGCTGCTGGTCACCGACCTCACGCCCAAGGAATTCATCTTCGGCAAGTTGGGCGGCGTGCTGTGGAATACCAAGGAGTTTTTGCTCCCCCCGCTGCTCTTCGCCGTGTACTATGCGCTCTACGGGGCACTGACCCGCACTCCGCCGGGCAGCAGTATGGCGGTGGCCTTCGGGCTGAATCTGCTGCCAATGCTCTGCATCCTCGGCGGCATGGTCGTGCTGATGATCTTCGCCATGGTGCTGGGCATCCACGTGGCCTTGCGAATCGAAAGCAGCCGCGTGGCCATCGCCAACACGTTGGGGACGATGTTCTTCCTCTCCGTGGGGACATTGATTGCGATTTATCTGATCGTCATCAATGGTGGGAGTTTCGCCAATCAATGGTTGAGCTTCCTCGCGTTCATCGGCCTTGGCATCGGCGGGCTTTGGTGGGTGCTGTCGGCGGATCGACCGGCGGCAGCGCTGACGCTCGCGGCCTGGCTTTGCCCGCTGGCGATGTTCTATGTTGTGACCAACGTCTTGGTGGCCAAACCGGGGTCGGACGAATCGACCGATCCGCTGGTGCCGTTTATCGTCATCGCTGGGGCGTTCGGATACACCATCAGTGCCATGCTCGTGCCATTGTTGAGTGAATTTGATGTGGCCTTGGGACGAACCACCGTCAACGAGGAGTGA
- a CDS encoding methyltransferase domain-containing protein translates to MGAMLAAMILLTSPSLGQDKSVKPGINDSFRNPNIQEWVTKFEGESREVFAQRLKVVSACEIPSGSIIADVGAGTGLYTRLFAEAVGAKGTVFAVDIAPKFLEQIATSAKTLKLDHIRTVLGTDTTTQLAANSVDTVFVCDTYHHFEFPQRMLASIHAALKPGGRLIVIDFKRIPGTSADWVLGHVRAGQDVVEREITDAGFRKVNDIKELLKENYFVIFQKPAAIPPTTTPMPATPMPIIPPEKQAYPIIRKVGGVVMLPGAVEPPVKGAKMVIDITADGPADEVHKGLKRAALVLNLYGAAGLKASDVTISVVFHGKATRCVLTDAAYATRTNQKTNPNLPVIRDLQAVGVEILVCGQALNYSGIEAADVTSTVKTAHAAVLVIVNRQQQGFAYVPVH, encoded by the coding sequence ATGGGGGCGATGTTGGCGGCAATGATTCTGCTGACATCGCCGAGTCTCGGACAAGACAAAAGCGTGAAACCGGGGATCAATGATTCCTTTCGGAATCCGAATATTCAAGAATGGGTGACGAAATTTGAGGGCGAGAGCCGCGAGGTATTCGCCCAGCGACTGAAGGTCGTATCCGCATGCGAAATTCCATCGGGGAGCATCATCGCCGATGTCGGGGCGGGGACCGGATTGTACACCCGCTTGTTTGCGGAGGCGGTCGGTGCCAAAGGGACCGTGTTCGCGGTGGACATTGCCCCGAAGTTTCTCGAACAAATTGCAACGTCGGCGAAGACGCTGAAACTGGACCATATCCGCACCGTTTTGGGCACCGATACCACGACGCAACTCGCGGCCAATTCGGTGGATACGGTGTTTGTCTGCGATACCTACCACCACTTTGAATTCCCGCAGCGGATGCTCGCCTCGATTCATGCCGCGCTCAAACCAGGTGGTCGCTTGATCGTTATCGATTTCAAGCGGATCCCGGGCACCAGTGCCGACTGGGTGCTTGGGCACGTTCGCGCAGGGCAAGACGTGGTCGAACGCGAAATCACCGACGCTGGTTTCCGCAAAGTCAATGATATCAAGGAGTTACTGAAGGAAAACTACTTCGTCATCTTTCAGAAACCCGCCGCGATTCCTCCGACGACGACACCGATGCCCGCGACGCCGATGCCGATCATCCCGCCGGAAAAGCAGGCGTACCCGATCATCCGCAAGGTCGGCGGCGTGGTGATGCTGCCCGGAGCCGTCGAACCGCCGGTGAAGGGGGCGAAAATGGTCATCGACATCACGGCCGATGGCCCGGCCGATGAGGTCCACAAAGGGCTGAAGCGCGCCGCGTTGGTGCTGAATCTGTATGGCGCAGCCGGGCTGAAGGCGTCGGATGTGACCATTTCGGTGGTGTTCCACGGCAAAGCGACGCGTTGTGTGCTGACCGATGCGGCATATGCCACGCGAACCAACCAGAAAACGAACCCGAATCTGCCCGTGATTCGCGATTTGCAGGCCGTCGGCGTCGAGATTCTCGTCTGTGGGCAGGCGTTGAACTATTCGGGAATCGAAGCCGCCGACGTGACATCAACGGTCAAGACTGCCCATGCCGCCGTGCTGGTCATCGTCAATCGACAGCAGCAAGGCTTCGCTTACGTCCCGGTGCATTGA